In the Candidatus Cloacimonas acidaminovorans str. Evry genome, one interval contains:
- a CDS encoding NAD-dependent deacylase, which translates to MLKFTPDTNVLVLTGAGISAESGIRTFRDSGGLWENHRVEDVATPEAFNSNPVKVWEFYRQRYQDSISSKPNPAHLALVKLEQFLGDNFLLVTQNVDCLHIKAGSKRVLEMHGSLANCICTKCHSKLAIKDIDLTQPIPLCPFCNGILRPDIVWFGEIPHYLNIIDDALRKCSVFIIVGTSGVVYPAAGFVLTAKLMGAKTIAINLGKPDNLAYIDEFYQGKSGDILPGLVAMWIGE; encoded by the coding sequence ATGCTAAAATTTACTCCCGATACAAATGTTCTCGTTTTAACCGGAGCCGGAATCAGCGCTGAATCCGGTATCCGGACTTTTAGAGATAGCGGTGGTTTATGGGAAAATCATCGGGTTGAAGATGTTGCCACTCCTGAAGCTTTTAACTCTAATCCGGTTAAAGTTTGGGAATTTTACCGTCAACGCTACCAGGATAGTATTTCCAGTAAACCCAATCCGGCTCACTTGGCTTTGGTTAAATTGGAACAATTTTTAGGGGATAACTTTTTACTGGTTACCCAAAATGTGGATTGCTTGCATATAAAAGCCGGCTCTAAAAGAGTTTTGGAAATGCATGGCTCCCTTGCCAATTGTATCTGTACAAAATGCCATAGCAAATTAGCAATTAAGGATATTGATTTAACGCAGCCGATTCCCCTTTGTCCCTTTTGCAATGGTATTTTAAGACCAGATATTGTCTGGTTTGGTGAAATACCGCACTATCTGAATATAATTGATGATGCCCTCAGAAAATGTTCTGTATTTATCATTGTAGGAACCAGCGGAGTTGTTTATCCTGCAGCAGGTTTCGTTCTTACTGCCAAATTGATGGGGGCAAAAACAATTGCAATAAATCTGGGAAAACCGGATAACCTTGCCTATATTGATGAATTTTATCAGGGCAAATCAGGAGATATTCTGCCCGGATTAGTAGCTATGTGGATTGGCGAATAG